In the Mauremys mutica isolate MM-2020 ecotype Southern chromosome 13, ASM2049712v1, whole genome shotgun sequence genome, one interval contains:
- the LOC123348918 gene encoding uncharacterized protein LOC123348918: protein MDQSERSVVDWTPTNGSLVPHKDAPGTDIFYNQRGFFIIRSDLGCYLWTEDPKSGAGIKIQRLHPACQGGDHYLSDSENPPNIYIIKGDTYRVVKDLSTDAEAEVRELAPGCQGGDHYTHCGSWFYIIFQREGGLTYVCDLSTPTRGGHTPLQPDCSKGLFYFTIGKLPTLIKLDEKWGAQCYQYKEFFSNHPRSFSIHPDVLAFFPGGLALTQGASTGGWECIKTLHNDSDSSVTWSDKVTCKVGYTKQQMSSIEHNWSISAEMSIGAGELTKLITQFQFSLKAEYGGRSVRTEQEDWNEAREQEESIQVTLEPKKNLYIWQYQLGIGQKPVLFCRDVQFTKENNPPDRIPLPPVP from the exons ATGGACCAGTCAGAGAGATCAGTGGTG GACTGGACTCCTACCAATGGATCATTGGTGCCTCACAAAGACGCCCCGGGCACCGACATCTTCTATAATCAACGGGGATTCTTCATCATCCGCTCCGACCTGGGCTGCTACCTGTGGACAGAGGATCCAAAGAGCGGGGCTGGCATTAAGATCCAGAGACTGCACCCTGCGTGCCAGGGCGGGGATCACTACCTGAGCGACAGTGAGAACCCCCCCAACATCTACATCATCAAGGGCGACACCTACCGGGTGGTGAAGGACTTGAGCACGGATGCGGAGGCTGAGGTCCGTGAGCTGGCACCCGGCTGCCAAGGCGGGGACCACTACACACACTGTGGTTCCTGGTTCTACATCATCTTCCAAAGGGAGGGAGGCCTGACCTATGTCTGTGACCTGAGCACACCTACTCGTGGGGGCCACACTCCTCTGCAGCCTGACTGCTCCAAGGGGCTCTTTTACTTCACCATCGGCAAACTCCCAACCCTGATCAAGCTGGACGAGAAATGGGGGGCTCAGTGCTACCAATACAAAGAGTTTTTCTCCAACCACCCACGCTCTTTCTCCATCCACCCCGACGTGCTGGCCTTCTTCCCCGGGGGGCTGGCCCTCACCCAGGGCGCCTCCACCGGCGGCTGGGAGTGCATCAAGACCCTGCACAATGACTCCGATTCCTCCGTCACCTGGTCCGACAAGGTCACCTGCAAGGTGGGCTACACCAAGCAGCAGATGTCCAGCATTGAGCACAACTGGAGCATCTCTGCTGAGATGTCCATCGGGGCCGGAGAGCTCACCAAGCTCATCACCCAGTTCCAGTTCTCCCTCAAGGCTGAGTACGGCGGGAGAAGCGTACGCACGGAGCAGGAGGACTGGAACGAAGCCCGTGAACAAGAGGAGTCAATCCAGGTGACCCTGGAGCCCAAAAAGAACCTGTACATCTGGCAGTACCAGCTCGGCATAGGCCAGAAGCCCGTCTTGTTCTGTAGGGACGTCCAGTTCACCAAAGAAAACAACCCCCCCGACCGCATCCCTCTGCCTCCAGTCCCCTAA